In the genome of Labeo rohita strain BAU-BD-2019 chromosome 2, IGBB_LRoh.1.0, whole genome shotgun sequence, the window TTTCAAACGTACACAGGTAACTCAGTGAAGTCTGACCTCTCATTCTCAACCTCATGCGCTGTGGTAATGGCAGATGGGGTGCTGGTGGCCATACAGGTGGAGGTGTTAGTCTCTATACTGGCGGCGGTCTCCGCACTAGTTATTGTCCCAGTGCTGGTGCTATCCATGCTCCCAATGTAACCACAGCCACCACACGTTCCCCAGATGCATGGCAGAAATTGTGGCATCTCCTTGTAGAGCTCTTTGCAGCGCAGGCCGAACACCACAGGGCTCAGAGACTGCGCAAAACTGAAGAGAATGAAAATCGCCACTGCTACTGGGAGCGCCTCCTGATGCCGGGAGATGATGATGAGAGAGGGAAGAATGTGCAGGCTCATCTGCAGGCTGTGGATGAGAATGGTGCGCCGGCCTTTACTGTTGGATTGCGTGAAATGGCCAGCACGTCTGCCTTCTAGGTAAATCACTACATAGCTTATGATAATAAGCAGCACCAGCAATAACAGTAGTGCCAAAGCACTGGCGATGCACGCGGTGCCCTCTAATGCCGTAGAGCACTCTGTGTCAAGTCCAACCACGTAGTCCCACGGAAAGCGCACACAGGCTAAGACGGTGAACACTACGGGGTTGAGCAGGGCGAGAATGCAGGCTACCAACGCGACCCAGCGGTACAAGCGCTGGACCAGAATGGGATAGCGGAGTGGCATGCAAATGGACAGACAAGTGCTGATGGACATTAGTGTGAGGGTGATCATCAGACCGCGTGCCATCACAATCTGCAGGTCGAAGAGGATCCAACAGGTGATTCGAGGAATTGGCCAACATAGGCTGCGAAGGCCGTGTACAACTGCGCCCATTATGTTGAACCCGGTAACACAGATGCAGTGCTGACACAACAGGACATAGCGAGGGTTCTGACGCAGCTCCTGGTTGTGCCGCACGGTCGCTATGATGAGGCATGTAAATAGACCAGTGATAATGAAAGCTCCAATATGAACACATGCTTTTATGGTCTCTAAAAGCCTATTGTTATCAGCTAGATTGGAGCTTGTCAACCctgagaaaatgaaaaagacaaaaaacaatgtTACTTGGAGATATTAAGCCTGAATATGAagtcacattaaaataatagttacataaTGCCAGCAATGAGTCTACAGGAGCAGATGATCATGTTGAATTTAAGAAAACACTAGAAATCTGACAAGTACAAAGTATGATAAAACTAGAAATCCGCTCACCTGTTTGAAGTATCCGATCACTGGAGTTAGTCATTTTTCTGATCTGTTTCTTGTTACTGGAGCTTAATTAATAAGCCATATTCAATCTCGGAACGATTTTCTTCCTCTGCTTGTTTGGAGCCAAAATGAACAATTTTGCCTCTCAGTGTCCTTCCCTGTGGTCTATGACATGCATATTCACAGATGCAGATGCGTCTGTGATTCTCACCTGCAGCCAGTGGTCTAGTCACAGCTTCTCAGGTTTCCAACATCCCCCACGCATGGTCTTTTCCTGTGTTGTGACACAATGCCACGCAACAGTAATCTACTGAGCGTAGGAGGGGTGTGTTTTAACCACATGCTCATAAATAACTCAAGTCTTATTATCTCAAGCATagcgttattttaaattatcaaGAAGAGCTGAGGTGATAAATTGGCACTTCTCCAGTGActgaatatttgaaatataattggTGTTGACAGGTTTAATGACTACTAATGATAATTATGGATTGCCATGGTTATCTGGTTATGGTTCAAAAGAATCTAGCAACAGATGAGGTGTGAAATAATTggattggattttttttttcctttggaaACTTGGCTAAATCGTActtttttgtacagtttttactgaatacagttaaagtcaaacgtttacatacaccttgcagaatctgcaaaatgttaattgtaaaagtaagagggattatacaaaatgcatgttatttttatttagtagtggcctgaaaaaaatgtttcacataaaagacatttacatacagtccacaagagaaaataataattacatttattcttaatactgtgttattacttgaatgatccagagctgtgctttttttttttttgtttagtctagtgatagttgttcatgagtttttatttagtactgcccttcagaagctatagaagatacttgcatgtttcccagaagacaaaataagtgaaatttaccctgatcttcaaattcaaaaagttttcaacccccggcttttaatgcattgttttgccttctgaagcatcagtgagcatttgtgcaaatatacaaaaatgctgaaaaaccacagaatttgtgggacctgaaggatttttctgaaggacagcgggcaatttaactgttcaaacaagggactcataaacaactatcactaaaaaaaaaaaacaaacaaacaaacaaacaaacaaacaaaaaaaacacagctgtggatcattcaggtaacaacacagtattaagaatcaagtgtatgtaaacttttgaaggtCATTTTCTATAAATTCAATTACTATTGGACTATacgtaaatatcttttatgtgaaatatcttattcaggtcagtactaaataaaaaataacatgcattttgtatgatccctcttattttggtaaaataattcacattttgcaggtttgcaaggtgtatgtaaacttttgatttcaactgtaATTGAATATAGCTTTATATTATAGAATATATTGTTTTAACGAACAAAAAAAGACTGTACTTGCAACAACATAATCAAAATTTTTCTACATTTTAGTTTACTTTTCACAAAAATTGGCATCTGCACAGGACATTACTGTTGGAACTGTGGGAGTTATGTCTGGTAAAATAGAGAAAACACATGCTGGCATAATATCAATCTTTggatatgtattaaaataaccccaAAGAGTGCAATAATTATGCCAGAAAATAAGCTATTATAAGTTTGTTTTACAAGTTGTGAAATGcagtataaatatatgtattttcacCTAGAACTGATTCTTTGGCTCAAAAACCTTTTAGATTTCAGCAAATCTACAAACAACAAAGTCAGTGTGCACACTGTTTGCAAGAGTGAATTTTCAATGCAAGCAAAAATTGTGTTCCGAGAAGTAAAGTCTTAATCAGACTTTAAAAAAAGGCTTTGTAAACAGTCTTCAATCATTTACTCCAAAGGTACTGAAGAGGAACTTGGCTCGTTTTTATCCTCACAGGGCTGATTCTCCTTCTGCTTCCGGCGACTAATCTGCATCTGCAGCTGCAGCTTGTTGGTAAAGAAAATTGTCCTCCAGCCAACCTCCTCAGCTAAAGCCTCCACTGTTGGTGTCACAGTGTCACAATGCTTCCTCACTGTCTGCTCCCAGAACTCCTCAGAGTTACAAAGCTGGAGAGAAAACCCCCCACAGTTGAGTTAACAAACAACATAGACACTTTACACATAACCATTTCACACACAGCAACcacaaaaagtcatttaaaaactggaataaattaaaaatctgttgcttgagctatttttttttttttttttttttgttaaacattacagtccatcaacttttaaccattaaaaccattaaaaaaattccTGTAATGTGTTGTAGGACATATTCCATTatgatttagtggttttaaccagccaccaatagaaggtgaccaaGTAGAGACCAATAGGCACCATTatagtttccattaaaaccagtacaattcccattataatcagtaaaaccattacaaattctgtgatggtttctattggggttttttttcagcagggtttgaAACTGCAAAGGGATTACATAGGCCTTACCTCTCTAAACCTACGGCAGGTGCGTGAAACAACTGAAATGTCTTCAAGGTCCAGATGTGCCATGATGTTGAAAAGTAGAGCACTGGGGAGACGGACAATATAATCATAGTGGCCCTGGCATAAATTTTTGGAGTACTGCAAGATGTGATGACCAAATACCATGGCCACTTGATCTGGATGAGACAGATCAGATTGTTCATTGAATGAGCCACAGATTACATTAGGAGACTTTACAcactttatttgaaatggagCTTAAAAAGTAATAAGTGTAAACAATTCTGGAAAAGTAAtaagcacaaaaaaaattaatacttacTTTGCAGACGACTATCTTCTAAAAAGTCTTCATGTGAAACTCTTAGTTGTCCTGGTGGTGTGTTCCTGCAGTCTGATCTCAAAGATATCTTCCACCAGCTCCAGATTACCTGCAGTGAAGGATGTTTATAATATGATTAATAACAGCCTACAATAAAGATgagacaaaaaacaacaactcagCACCTTTCcttcaaatgtttattttcgaATGTATAGTGGCTTATAGTCAGGCCCACAATTGTTTAGTAGTAAGTTGTTTTTCCAGTAGGAACCAGTAGTatcttatataaaatattacatttcaacTTTTATATTTAAGCTAGTTTAATGAAACTCTACAGCCAAAAGTCTACAGTCCAGGACCTGGTGAAAACACAAATCTCATTCTCTTTAATCTAATTCTCTAAGTTACCAACCAATTTggtaacatttgtgaccctggaccacaaaaccagtcttaagtcgctggggtatatttatagcaatagccaaaaatacattgtatgggtcaaaattactgatttttcttttatgccaaaaaacattaggaaattaagtaaagatcatgttccatgaagatatttagtaaaattcttactgtaaatatatcaaaacttaatttttgattagcaatatgcattgctaagaacttcatttggacaactttataggtgtatttctcaatatttagatttttttttttgcaccctcagattccatatatttaaCTAGCTGtacctcggccaaatattgtcctatcctaacaaaccaaacatcaatcgaaagcttatttattcagctttcagataatgtataaatcctaatttcgaaaaattgacccttatgactggttttgtggtctagggtcacatttgtgactCTAAGTTAGCATTGCGTTTGGAGGGTCTAGAAGAGAAGAGACAAACGACAATCTTTTGGTTATAAACCTGCCGCGACAGTAACTTGTgttaacagttaaaaaaaaaaaaaactcgacAAACCTGAGATTTCGTTATTACAAAGTGGAAATAGTCCTTCAAAGGTGCAGGACCTTGTCCACTGATCTCAAACAGAGTTTCTCCCAGTAAACTCGCCATTCCCGTTTACCGTTTACGCGTTACCAGGACAACAGAGACTCGCTCCACAGCCTGCGTCATCTCCAGAGGGAATTATCAGTGTGATTTCACACTCATTCTCGACATATTTAGATACCACATTCAATCAGAGATTGGATGCTGTTACTATTTATTGGACAGACGGGACGCTGTTGTATTAGATGAATAGTCGAGTTTTCACGAAAACTGTGGCAAAGTCGAGTGTTTTACAGGGTAAAACCGACCGCCGACGTGGGCACGGATTTGGCGTCGCTCCAAACGTTCGCCccattatttcagtcttttgtCCATCTTAAATAATATCTGCATGATTTAGTAATGGTTTCTGCCTATCGTTCATAGTCCCTACATACcaccctggtaaaaaaaaaacagcatatgctggtaggtaggttttgatgctggtttaagctggtcctttgctggtttatgctggtccttgaccagcaacatgaccagcaaaaaccagcaaaggaccagcttaaaccagcatcaaaacctacctaaccagcatcccagcatcaaaacatacctaccagcatatgctgtttttttcaccagggcgcTTAGACTTGTCATAGCAAACATATTAATACTTACATCAATGCAataatttgaagtttattttttataatatatttgcaAAGTTTTTATGGGTTTGTCACTATGGGGTTTTTACTGTAGACgcgatttaaaacaaaaaatttaaagggTTTGAATGCGATTCTActcaataaacaaaacaaatgagtaCCAATATGTTACAAACAAGTGCATGATGGACGTCATTTCATCTAGCATCTTTTTTCCTACAGTTTAGGTATGATGAAActttaatcagaaatgttttaattataagcTAGGTAAATGcgttaattaaaatgttcttaagaACATTTGATGACTGCTCATGCAAGAACAGAGGGAACAGGATTTAAGTAACTGAACCAAAAAGATGTCACTCAGTCTGTTAGATTAATTTGCTCCTTCTGCTTTATATTTGCTCCAGCGGTTATGATGAATCTGATTTTTGAgcattattgttttgtattctttgtcattatttacgtTACTACTTGAAATGACACTGCCAGCCAAGAGTTTTGACAGGGTtccttaaattattattcatatacgtgaccctggaccacaaaaccagtcgggtaatttttttaaattcaggttacataatctgaaagctttccactgttgtgtggtttgttaggatccCAGGTAGCTCACATActtctgcaagatgtctgttaaagatcacttaatctggaaagcatctgctgtgtacaaacatctgacagacgtctgtaagatgttagttttacatacattctatttgacatctgataggaaacgctctatagacgtattgcaaatgagcaaacactttaaaaaaatatgtcttccagatgtaaatgcagacgtcaaatagacgtcaccgtgatgtatgtgtgctatcagggataggacaatatttggcagagatacaactatttgaaaatctggaatctgagggtgcaaaaaaatctaaatactgagaaaattgcctttaaagtcatataaatgaagttcttagcaatacatattactaatcaaaaattaagttttgatatacagtcaggtccatatatatttggacactgatacaattttcataattttgccTCTGTATGCCACtagaatagatttaaaatgaaacagacTTTAAGCTTTAATTCAAAcggttaaacaaaaatataatataaaatccTAAGGAATTACAACCATTTTTATGTACAGACCCCTCGATTTTCAGGGGCTCAAAAGTAAttgtacaaataaatatgatcatagctaaaatgttcattttttaatattttgttgaaaatcTTTTGCAGGCAATGACTGCCTTAAGTGCTCACGAACTCATGGACAGACTGGGTTTTCTCCTTTATGATGTTTTTCCAGGCCTTTACTGCAGCTGACTtcagttgttgtttgtttgtgggtCTTTCTGCCTTTAGTTTTGTCTTTAGCAAGTGAAATGCATGCGTAATCAAGTTGAAATCAGAAGATTGACTTGGCCATTGCAGAATATTCcacttttttaatttcaaaaacaccTGGGTTGCTTTTGCTGTACGTTTCATCGTCCATTTGTACTATGAAGCGCCAATCAACTTTGCTCCATTTGGCTGAATCTGGGCAGAGTATATCCTTATACACTTTAGAATTCATCCGGCTGCTTCTGTCTTCTGTCATATCATCAATAAACACCAGTAACCCAGTGCCACTGGAAACCATGCATGCTCATGCCATCACACTGCTCCACCATGTTTTACATGTTTTCCTTTGACCGTGTGATGTGGGTTCAGAGCAACAGCTTCCAAATACAAATGGCACACTTAAAATCAACTCCAGATCTTTTACCGGCTTAATTGATGTAGAAAAAATAAAGGAATAGCCCACAACTGTCCAATTAGAGAaaacgatagttgattgacatgagcgtcttacctcagatcagctgtaataGTCCGACCTCCaatgtttcgatgccagagcagggatgtaagttagacaagaacatctcagattgagcgattgaggtgttgtcatgtaataatgattgtagttgtcgtcatttactcccgacatctgagccgctgaagatgcagtggattaagtttgtttgtgaagggaacatggctcccaatctacatatatccatctgtgTTTGTGCTAATCATTTGTGATCAaccttcacttacagcagaagtgagtataatggttttctatgaatctttgcgatcgcctttcctaataacgtgctagttagcaagtttagcggtaaacgcagctaaagtaaacaggctcgtcactccacagagagaagagaggggcggggcgagcagagctcatttgcatttaaaggaacaacccctcagaatgggatgatttttgcagagctcattttgacaaggtaaaaagggtgttgttttacacaaccattgagaatttttaaccaaagtatattatagacttttcattaagaccctaaagaatcatatcaacttgtggaaaatgggcatccgatgacccctttaatttaaagtttagaGTGTCCACTTTAAGAACATAGTCATTATATAACTATAACTTGAATATGTTTTGGTcaacatctaaaataaaaaaaaaatgtcattgtacaaatatatatatgggCCTGACTGTATTTACAgcagggaatttacaaaataccttcatggaacatgatcttaacttaatatcctaatgatttttggcataaaagaaaattaataagtttgacccatacaatgtatttttggttattgctacaaatatacccatgctacttatgactatCACATATGTTATACCTATTAATATCactcagaacaaaaaaaaaaatctagcttTGCTTAATAAAGtcggggaaaaaaaacacaaacagacacatgtaacacagtagttaaaaatcatttaatattttatacatatatttatatatgtacacattAACTTGTATACCTGTAATGGTAACTTTTGATGTGGTCAAAAATCCATCGACGGAGAACACAGCAGGTCAGACCTGCCAATTTCCCAAGGTGCGGCTATACAGACCCCGATGGGAGATCATAGAAAAGCGAAATCTACCACTGACATCTACTTCGGTCCTTTTGTGCTGTAGACACCTGCTTTATCTACATAGCCGCTTGTGCTGAGCTCATCTGTCCTTACAATAGGTGTCAGGTTTTAATCCAAACCATGTTTTCTTACCTCCTTGAGGCGATTAGTGGCATCTTTTCCTCACAATGTGTTTTTCGCCTCAACAGAACGAAACATTTCTGCTAGAGCAGGTGCTAAGGACGAACTGAAGTTTGTTTATACAGCTAATCACAGCATCCCTAGACACCATTGTGTTCTGCtgttctgtcacagtttctctttgtgaataacatgtttttaaaaggatTACAAATGCTGATATGCACAAGGAGCTTACTTTCTaggcataaaacattacttATTGAGTCGAAGGCATAAATGAGGAGGGACAATCGTGGAGTTTTGTCCAGAATACACAGATGGGTGGGGAAGACCGTCACCTGCGTATCCACAGCTCTTTCTCTAGAAATGTCGAAGACTCAGTGCAGTAAATACAAAATCTGAATACTTTCAGATTCTTGAAGACAATGTTTTAGAGCATTGGTGATGCGGAATGTGTGCATGGCGCTGCTTGAGATGTGGCGTAAAAAGCGCTTTAAAGAAAGGGGTTTGTGGAGGAACCTCCTGTGGGGTACGGTCCCGCCGGACCTCCGCCCTGAAAATAAGATAAGACAATGTAAGCATCAAAGTCGATAAAGAGTCCTCCAGCAAAAACATATTGGTAATTTAGGAGCAGAGCTGCAAGACGATTAGTTGCGATTAACtgagtcaaaataaaagtttatgattGCATactatatgtgatcctggaccacaaaaccagtcataagggtcaattttccattgatgtatggcttgttgggataggacaatatttggccgagatacagctatttgaacatctggaatctaagggtgcaaaaaatcgaaatattgagaaaatctcttttaaagttgtcccaatgaagttcttagcaatgcatattactaatcaaaaattacgttttgatatatttacagtaggaattttacaaaatgccttcatggaacatgattttcggcataaaagaaaaatctataattttgacccatacaatgtatttttggcgattgctacaaatataccccaacgacttgctcgtcttgcctttctctccctgaactctgtgtattctgactcaggtatgttgaaaaactccaattgtattttctccctcaactttaaaaatcatttcaaaatcatcctacgttgctgcagaagtaccgacccagtctttgcaaagtgaacatgcaaagaagattaaacacccttaacaaaaaaggtaaaacggcgatgtgggagtttttcgacataccctgtcatgaaccggaaaaaaaacagtccaggcagtgTAAGagcaaaagtatataaattgtattatttttatgaaaataaccatttgtttcactagataagacccttcgtccttggctgggatcgtttacaaccacatttgggatcatttgaagctgcatttaaactgcgttttggaagttcaaaatcgggggaccatatcaatccattatatggagaaaaatgctgaaacgtttcctcaaaaaacacataatttctttacgactgaagaaaggaaaacatgaacatcttggatgacaagggggtgagtacatttatatgtgaatctttgttttgtaagtGGACTTTAACACATTAAAAGTGCATTCAGTAGTTCAATgctcatttaaaacatttaaaaaaaaataataaataaattgtgctTTTGTGAAGTACTACATTATTCAAACAACACttaacaaaattatttcttaatgt includes:
- the LOC127174492 gene encoding olfactory receptor 2T2, which translates into the protein MTNSSDRILQTGLTSSNLADNNRLLETIKACVHIGAFIITGLFTCLIIATVRHNQELRQNPRYVLLCQHCICVTGFNIMGAVVHGLRSLCWPIPRITCWILFDLQIVMARGLMITLTLMSISTCLSICMPLRYPILVQRLYRWVALVACILALLNPVVFTVLACVRFPWDYVVGLDTECSTALEGTACIASALALLLLLVLLIIISYVVIYLEGRRAGHFTQSNSKGRRTILIHSLQMSLHILPSLIIISRHQEALPVAVAIFILFSFAQSLSPVVFGLRCKELYKEMPQFLPCIWGTCGGCGYIGSMDSTSTGTITSAETAASIETNTSTCMATSTPSAITTAHEVENERSDFTELPVYV
- the fbxo36b gene encoding F-box only protein 36b — its product is MASLLGETLFEISGQGPAPLKDYFHFVITKSQVIWSWWKISLRSDCRNTPPGQLRVSHEDFLEDSRLQNQVAMVFGHHILQYSKNLCQGHYDYIVRLPSALLFNIMAHLDLEDISVVSRTCRRFRELCNSEEFWEQTVRKHCDTVTPTVEALAEEVGWRTIFFTNKLQLQMQISRRKQKENQPCEDKNEPSSSSVPLE